One Acidimicrobiales bacterium DNA segment encodes these proteins:
- a CDS encoding phosphoribosyltransferase, giving the protein MVASRRTTAGGAVTFADREDAGRRLATRLEHLRGRHPVVVGLPRGGVPVAAEVARALGAPLDVILVRKLGVPFQPELAMGAVGEYGVTVVNREVMAGARVGQREVEATEARERTELERRAVDYRGDRPRVSLAGRTVIVVDDGIATGSTARAACQVARAAGATYVVLAVPVAPPEWTARLSSDADELIAVETPDPFFAVGQFYGNFTPTTDEQVVACLERALGP; this is encoded by the coding sequence TCGGGAGGACGCCGGCCGGCGGCTGGCGACCCGGCTCGAGCACCTGCGCGGCCGGCATCCCGTCGTGGTCGGACTGCCGCGCGGCGGCGTCCCCGTGGCGGCCGAAGTGGCCCGGGCCCTGGGCGCCCCGCTCGACGTCATCCTCGTGCGCAAGCTCGGCGTCCCGTTCCAGCCCGAGCTGGCGATGGGCGCGGTCGGCGAGTACGGCGTCACCGTCGTCAACCGCGAAGTCATGGCCGGGGCGCGTGTAGGACAGCGCGAGGTCGAGGCAACGGAGGCCCGGGAGCGGACAGAGCTGGAGCGACGGGCCGTCGACTACCGGGGAGACCGGCCCCGTGTCTCCCTCGCCGGCCGGACGGTGATCGTCGTCGACGACGGGATCGCCACCGGTTCGACGGCGCGCGCCGCGTGCCAGGTCGCTCGGGCTGCAGGTGCCACCTACGTGGTGCTCGCGGTTCCGGTCGCACCGCCGGAGTGGACGGCGCGCCTCTCCTCCGACGCCGACGAGCTTATTGCCGTCGAGACCCCGGACCCGTTCTTCGCCGTGGGCCAGTTCTACGGCAACTTCACCCCGACCACCGACGAGCAGGTGGTGGCCTGCCTGGAGCGTGCCCTGGGCCCGTAG
- a CDS encoding NUDIX hydrolase codes for MAEDEVIRAAGGVVWQSRPDGSVEVLVVHRPHYDDWSLPKGKRDPGEDDETCALREVEEETGLRCRLGAELASTSYVDRKGRPKAVRYWAMTPDSGVVAADNEVDEVRWVGIEEAQALLSYPRDRHVLASLLASVAEAG; via the coding sequence ATGGCCGAAGACGAGGTGATCCGGGCCGCCGGGGGCGTGGTGTGGCAGTCACGACCCGACGGCTCGGTCGAGGTGCTGGTGGTCCACCGTCCCCACTACGACGACTGGTCCCTCCCCAAGGGCAAGCGTGACCCCGGTGAGGACGACGAGACGTGTGCCCTCCGCGAGGTCGAGGAGGAGACCGGGCTGCGCTGCCGGCTGGGCGCCGAGCTGGCGTCGACCAGCTACGTCGACCGCAAGGGCCGGCCCAAGGCCGTCCGCTACTGGGCCATGACCCCGGACAGCGGGGTGGTCGCCGCCGACAACGAGGTCGACGAGGTCCGCTGGGTCGGCATCGAGGAGGCCCAGGCGCTGCTCAGCTACCCGCGGGACCGCCACGTGCTGGCGTCGCTGCTCGCGAGCGTGGCCGAGGCGGGTTGA
- a CDS encoding tyrosine-protein phosphatase: protein RVEWPAPGITYHHLPMLDVLPERDEYVEWAAPAFVADRYTDMLATGAPAVADALRVLADPRCHPAVIHCAAGKDRTGIISALVLGLLGVSDEAIVADYALSRDNMTRMLARLREERPDAVTGIKASAAAIVAAEPETMHAFLSRFRADHGSFEGFASGLGLSGAVGALRSALLE, encoded by the coding sequence CGGGTGGAGTGGCCGGCGCCGGGGATCACCTACCACCACCTGCCGATGCTCGACGTCCTGCCCGAGCGGGACGAGTACGTCGAGTGGGCGGCGCCGGCCTTCGTGGCCGATCGCTACACCGACATGCTGGCCACGGGCGCGCCAGCGGTGGCCGACGCCCTGCGGGTCCTTGCCGACCCCCGGTGCCACCCCGCCGTGATCCACTGCGCCGCCGGCAAGGACCGCACCGGCATCATCTCCGCCCTGGTGCTCGGCCTCCTCGGCGTCAGCGACGAGGCCATCGTGGCCGACTACGCCCTCAGCCGGGACAACATGACCCGGATGCTGGCCCGGCTGCGCGAGGAGCGCCCCGACGCGGTGACCGGGATCAAGGCCAGCGCCGCCGCCATCGTGGCGGCCGAGCCCGAGACCATGCACGCCTTCCTCTCCCGGTTCCGGGCCGACCACGGCTCGTTCGAGGGCTTCGCCTCCGGCCTCGGCCTGTCCGGCGCGGTCGGGGCTCTCCGCTCCGCTCTCCTGGAGTAG
- a CDS encoding CHAD domain-containing protein, with translation MSAVSAPAPDLSVPEGFALIPGRSSTVTRHWFDTFDRRLLGAGLELYVEVEASRALVVVGPLGQPGASAPWEGSSRSLPDALRPTDLPPAVGALVGDRAGPRALVRLVTARLRLEDHRVVDREQKTVCRLVVETATSPAAAEPVRNLAASGLRGYEEEAEQVAAALGARHENLLPALLGAVGASDTPGSGAPGRDLRPDLPAPPALVSILRHLLETVQANVPGTLARYDEEFLHDLRVAVRRGRTALKLARGVLSEEPRAALAVELKWLGDVTTPARDLDVNVEGFPALEAVAVAEELRDAIAPFTDLLAQRSEAAHRDLDVALRSPRFRRLMSESMASLLPVEVTDQPVTAELARRRLEDTFGQVIKRGRRVDESSPDEAVHDLRKRAKELRYTVEFFSGLLPPDRAGPLVKDLKGLQDVLGDFNDTVVQRELLLEAADTLMAQGAGAGTVVALGEMRRELARSGKEARGELSGRFARLRQWRTDGRWDRLLRALG, from the coding sequence ATGTCCGCCGTATCCGCCCCCGCTCCCGACCTCTCGGTGCCGGAGGGATTTGCCCTCATCCCGGGACGGTCGAGCACGGTGACCCGGCACTGGTTCGACACCTTCGACCGCCGGCTCCTGGGCGCCGGGCTGGAGCTGTACGTCGAGGTGGAGGCCAGCCGGGCGCTGGTGGTGGTCGGGCCGCTGGGCCAGCCGGGCGCCTCGGCGCCATGGGAGGGCTCGAGCCGGTCGCTCCCGGACGCTCTGCGCCCGACCGACCTGCCCCCGGCGGTGGGCGCGCTGGTCGGGGACCGCGCCGGCCCCCGAGCCCTGGTCCGGCTGGTGACGGCGCGCCTGCGGCTGGAGGACCACCGCGTCGTCGACCGCGAGCAGAAGACGGTGTGCCGGTTGGTGGTCGAGACGGCCACGTCCCCGGCCGCGGCCGAACCGGTCCGCAACCTCGCCGCATCCGGGCTGCGCGGCTACGAGGAGGAGGCCGAGCAGGTGGCGGCGGCCCTCGGCGCCCGCCACGAGAACCTTCTCCCCGCCCTGCTCGGCGCCGTCGGCGCATCCGACACCCCCGGCTCCGGGGCCCCGGGCCGCGACCTGCGCCCCGACCTGCCGGCGCCGCCCGCCCTGGTCTCGATCCTCCGCCACCTGCTCGAGACCGTGCAGGCCAACGTGCCCGGCACGCTCGCCCGCTACGACGAGGAGTTCCTGCACGACCTGCGCGTGGCGGTGCGCCGGGGCCGGACGGCCCTCAAGCTGGCCCGGGGCGTTCTCTCCGAGGAGCCCCGGGCGGCGCTGGCCGTTGAGCTCAAGTGGCTCGGGGACGTCACGACCCCGGCCCGGGACCTCGACGTGAACGTCGAGGGCTTCCCCGCCCTGGAGGCGGTGGCGGTGGCCGAGGAGCTGCGCGACGCCATCGCCCCGTTCACCGACCTCCTGGCCCAGCGGAGCGAGGCGGCCCACCGCGACCTCGACGTCGCCCTGCGCTCACCCCGCTTCCGCCGGCTGATGTCCGAGTCGATGGCGTCCCTGCTGCCCGTCGAGGTGACCGACCAGCCCGTCACCGCCGAGCTGGCGCGCCGGCGGCTGGAGGACACCTTCGGCCAGGTGATCAAGCGGGGCCGGCGGGTCGACGAGTCGTCGCCCGACGAGGCGGTCCACGACCTGCGCAAGCGGGCCAAGGAGCTGCGCTACACCGTCGAGTTCTTCTCCGGGCTGCTGCCCCCCGACCGGGCCGGACCTCTGGTGAAGGACCTGAAGGGCCTCCAGGACGTGCTGGGGGACTTCAACGACACCGTGGTTCAGCGGGAGCTGCTGCTCGAGGCGGCCGACACGCTCATGGCGCAGGGCGCCGGGGCCGGGACGGTCGTGGCCCTCGGCGAGATGCGCCGGGAGCTGGCCCGCTCCGGCAAGGAGGCGCGAGGGGAGCTGTCCGGGCGCTTCGCCCGGCTGCGGCAGTGGCGCACCGACGGACGGTGGGACCGCCTCCTGCGCGCCCTCGGATGA
- a CDS encoding CYTH and CHAD domain-containing protein codes for MGASLERELKVEVDDSFHVPDLSASVGVSVVSLPEVALEATYYDTTGYHLGRWGATLRHRISSAGSHTWTLKLPAAALDADDQSERPSGALERDELDFDGPADKIPPDAMALLRTYLRADVVAPVAVLKTRRRRNLLMSATDTLAEMDDDTVEFRSADGRTGTFRELEIELAENGPVPILRQIHDVLVAAGVADTAAQPKLFRAIGGTPEPAVRPVPAEWSRSMSTAELVAVVLARSVGRLLSDDPRVRLGDDPEALARWRAELGRLAVAMEDTHRVLDTAWCEEVGDGLEQLRRPVDALADLDLLVGRLTAGASRLLPEDQAAALELVDIVASQRKSHHEALADHLDSPAYLDLVDRLAAAAAEPPVRPGRSRPATATAERAVHGRLDRLGRSAADALGKGFHPALRDRGDDDEGVDLTVLARSATEARASAELAAHLAGRPAAKLHRALAELDGWLGELGAATAGQRWLRATGSELDGRLAVAAGQLLAGETNCANRARRHWTSAWKAVQHRAEKWPKTR; via the coding sequence ATGGGAGCGTCGCTCGAACGCGAGCTCAAGGTCGAGGTCGACGACTCCTTCCACGTCCCCGATCTGAGCGCGTCGGTCGGAGTGTCGGTCGTGAGCCTGCCCGAGGTGGCGCTCGAGGCGACCTACTACGACACGACCGGGTACCACCTGGGCCGCTGGGGCGCGACCCTGCGCCACCGGATCTCGAGCGCCGGCTCCCACACCTGGACGCTGAAGCTGCCGGCGGCCGCCCTTGACGCCGACGATCAGAGTGAGCGCCCGAGCGGCGCCCTCGAGCGGGACGAGCTCGACTTCGACGGCCCCGCCGACAAGATCCCCCCCGACGCCATGGCCCTGCTCCGCACCTACCTGCGCGCCGACGTGGTGGCCCCGGTGGCCGTGCTCAAGACGCGGCGCCGGCGCAACCTGCTGATGTCGGCCACCGACACCCTGGCCGAGATGGACGACGACACCGTCGAGTTCCGCTCGGCCGACGGCCGCACCGGCACCTTCCGGGAGCTCGAGATCGAGCTGGCCGAGAACGGTCCCGTGCCGATCCTGCGCCAGATCCACGACGTGCTGGTGGCGGCGGGGGTGGCCGACACCGCCGCCCAGCCCAAGCTGTTCCGCGCCATCGGGGGCACACCGGAGCCGGCGGTCCGGCCCGTGCCGGCCGAGTGGAGCCGGTCCATGTCGACGGCGGAGCTGGTGGCCGTGGTGCTGGCCCGCTCGGTCGGGCGGCTGCTGAGCGACGACCCGAGGGTGCGCCTCGGTGACGACCCCGAGGCCCTGGCCCGCTGGCGCGCCGAGCTGGGCCGCCTGGCCGTGGCCATGGAGGACACCCACCGGGTCCTCGACACGGCCTGGTGCGAGGAGGTCGGGGACGGCCTCGAGCAGCTGCGCCGTCCCGTCGACGCCCTGGCCGACCTGGACCTGCTCGTCGGCCGGCTCACCGCCGGAGCCAGCCGCCTGCTCCCGGAGGACCAGGCCGCGGCGTTGGAGCTGGTCGACATCGTTGCGTCGCAACGCAAGAGCCATCACGAGGCCCTGGCCGACCACCTCGACTCGCCCGCCTACCTCGACCTGGTCGACCGGCTGGCGGCGGCGGCGGCCGAGCCCCCGGTCCGGCCGGGACGGTCCCGGCCCGCCACCGCGACCGCGGAGCGGGCCGTCCACGGACGCCTCGACCGGCTCGGACGCAGCGCCGCCGACGCCCTCGGCAAGGGTTTCCACCCCGCCCTCCGGGACCGGGGGGACGACGACGAGGGGGTCGACCTCACCGTCCTGGCCCGATCGGCAACCGAAGCCCGGGCGTCGGCGGAGCTGGCCGCCCACCTGGCCGGCCGCCCGGCCGCCAAGCTCCACCGGGCCCTGGCCGAGCTGGACGGATGGCTCGGTGAGCTGGGGGCCGCCACCGCCGGCCAGCGCTGGCTGCGGGCCACCGGGTCCGAGCTCGACGGCCGCCTGGCCGTGGCGGCCGGACAGCTGCTGGCCGGGGAGACCAACTGCGCCAATCGGGCCCGCCGGCACTGGACGTCGGCCTGGAAGGCGGTGCAGCACCGCGCCGAGAAATGGCCGAAGACGAGGTGA